A part of Girardinichthys multiradiatus isolate DD_20200921_A chromosome 12, DD_fGirMul_XY1, whole genome shotgun sequence genomic DNA contains:
- the pop5 gene encoding ribonuclease P/MRP protein subunit POP5, which yields MVRVKSRYLLCEINVSDRSELLKLDDRAVARAVKAAVARIHGDYGSALCSIRFCVKYLNAHTGIVFLRFPKGCYKLLWSALPFITSIESRGQIISCFFNCLHVGGTIRTCQRFLIQYNTKQLHRMLPKCKNEEEKKQIQESILSCSLMGRNNEAFEEELESEEDGE from the exons ATGGTGCGGGTGAAGTCAAG GTATTTGCTGTGTGAGATAAATGTGTCTGACAGGAGCGAGCTGCTGAAACTCGATGATCGAGCTGTAGCGCGGGCAGTGAAGGCAGCGGTGGCCCGCATTCACGGGGACTACGGATCAGCTCTTTGCAGCATCCGATTCTGTG tgaaaTATCTGAATGCCCACACTGGAATTGTATTTCTCCGTTTCCCCAAAGGCTGTTACAAACTCCTCTGGTCTGCTTTGCCTTTCATTACCAGCATTGAAAGTCGTGGCCAAATAATCTCATGTTTCTTTAACTGCTTGCATGTGGGAG GAACAATCAGAACATGTCAGAGGTTTCTGATCCAATACAACACCAAGCAGCTACATCGAATGCTCcccaaatgtaaaaatgaag agGAAAAAAAGCAGATCCAAGAATCAATTCTGAGCTGCTCTCTAATGGGTAGAAACAATGAAGCATTTGAAGAGGAACTGGAGAGTGAAGAGGATGGAGAATAA
- the unc119.1 gene encoding protein unc-119 homolog B: MNGSRNKPSQAAAGKEQKDADKAMESSNRDRKTGGGMLRKLKSRRSHTDKWPSVTEDELRALGTDISPDHVLGLRVVTEDYLCRPEDNIYNIDFTRFKIRDLETGTVLFEIAKPPSSGPVEKEEESVDVDSSAGRFVRYQFTPAFLKLRTVGATVEFTVGDRPINSFRMIERHYFQGRLLKNFDFDFGFCIPNSRNTCEHIYEFPQLPEGLIRQMVEHPYETKSDSFYFVDNKLIMHNKADYAYNGGL, encoded by the exons ATGAACGGTTCTCGAAACAAACCGTCACAGGCGGCCGCCGGCAAGGAGCAGAAGGACGCAGACAAAGCGATGGAGAGCAGCAACCGGGACAGAAAGACCGGCGGAGGAATGCTAAGGAAGCTGAAGTCGAGGCGCAGCCATACGGATAAGTGGCCTTCGGTCACAGAGGATGAGCTCCGGGCTTTGGGAACGGATATTTCCCCGGACCATGTTCTGGGTCTGCGGGTTGTCACGGAAG ACTATCTTTGCAGACCTGAGGATAATATCTACAACATCGACTTCACACGGTTCAAAATTCGAGACCTTGAGACCGGGACGGTTCTTTTTGAGATAGCCAAACCTCCGAGCAGTG GTCCTGTGGAGAAAGAAGAGGAGAGTGTGGATGTAGACTCCAGCGCAGGGCGTTTCGTCAGATACCAGTTCACGCCTGCCTTCCTGAAACTGCGCACTGTTGGGGCGAC TGTTGAGTTTACAGTGGGTGACCGGCCCATTAACAGCTTCCGGATGATTGAGAGGCATTACTTCCAGGGACGGCTTCTGAAGAACTTCGACTTTGACTTTGGCTTCTGTATACCCAACAGCCGCAACACATGCGAACACATTTATGAGTTTCCACAGCTTCCTGAAGGCCTGA TTCGCCAAATGGTGGAGCATCCATATGAGACCAAATCAGACAGTTTCTATTTTGTGGACAACAAATTGATCATGCACAACAAGGCAGACTATGCCTACAACGGTGGACTTTAA
- the c12h12orf43 gene encoding protein CUSTOS: MASRAERMVSVSKDSSSSDDEELERCREAVWENQTNKAKDGDGSIKQESRRIVVADHDANQLQVTQGFRKHVAKKLEHLLDSCISETKPVALRCLESRCGDDHNEGFRLFSTSVPGQEAAKPPSPARRRPAPSSSDSDSEMETRLKEAAVSISDLLPLSTHLSSSAEPPSLDVRAKQNKVEEEEEHYVVKKKKKTKQIKENKQDSLCSVYYESECEQEHSVVDVKRKKQKKRKRKTDEEVLN; encoded by the exons ATGGCGTCCCGCGCTGAGAGGATGGTGAGTGTTTCAAAGGACTCCAGCAGCAGTGACGACGAAGAGCTTGAAAGATGTCGGGAGGCAGTTTGGGAGAACCAAACAAACAAAGCCAAAG ATGGGGATGGCAGTATTAAACAGGAATCAAGGCG CATTGTCGTGGCTGACCATGACGCAAACCAGCTCCAGGTCACCCAAGGATTTCGGAAACATGTTGCTAAAAAGCTGGAACATCTGCTGGacag ttgcatttcagaaacaaaGCCTGTGGCCTTAAGATGTCTGGAATCAAGATGTGGTGATGATCATAATGAGG gaTTTCGTCTGTTTTCTACATCTGTCCCGGGACAGGAAGCTGCTAAGCCTCCGTCACCTGCCAGGCGTCGGCCTGCTCCCAGCTCAAG TGACAGCGACAGTGAGATGGAAACAAGACTGAAGGAGGCAGCAGTGTCCATCAGTGACCTGTTACCTTTATCCACACACTTATCTTCCTCTGCAGAGCCTCCCAGCTTGGATGTCAGGGCAAAACAGAATAAagtggaagaggaagaagagcatTATGTTgttaagaaaaagaagaagacgaaacaaattaaagagaataagcAGGACTCTTTATGCTCTGTTTATTATGAAAGCGAATGTGAGCAGGAACACTCTGTAGTCGACGTAAAACGGAAAAAGCAAAAGAAGCGTAAAAGAAAGACAGATGAGGAAGTTTTGAactga